The following proteins are encoded in a genomic region of Maribacter hydrothermalis:
- a CDS encoding tetratricopeptide repeat-containing sensor histidine kinase produces MSISFSSLSAQVSRRDSLLNLVKQKKLSPNLSLKDTLFIHNLIELASEYRYHHLDSLYTLSQESLKISKKGAYINGEIGSYLNIGGYYSNKGKIDQAISYYKKAYNLAAEHERMHLKVSSLNDLAKEYGYKGDYALSLKKYLEAIEISKELNYKTMLSIINDNIAHLYLDQKDYEHAMVFLKRSKDINEEINDPIFTAETISNIASTYAEMNELEYAMFHINSSIAIFEKEKILDWLAYCYEIKGKVYLKKGKNTWALYWYKQSELLHQEIEDDRGKIDLLNGMTEAYLNLNKDSIAEIYALNAFNLSKKIGLRSGLKECSYQLFKIQKNKKDYEKSLWYHEIYQVTSESLAKAGNKKALNLLKTEMEYDQQKQQLILENEKALAKQKVYIYIFLIILIIFSIIVIIIYRNEKAQKKLNLELRSKKTALEEKQTYLNELNQTKNKLFSIIGHDLRGPIGAFQGLLKLFKEGEMTKEEFLNFVPKLKVDIDTISFTLNNLLSWGQTQMNGSTTRPSIVQINSIVNENIALLSEIAESKSIHLINKIESNCQAWSDPNQIDIIVRNLLSNALKFTPNHGEIIIGAIQKLKTCEIYIKDNGLGMSEETISKIFQKDSTHTTYGTNDEKGTGLGLSLCKEMVEKNNGQIWVHSALGKGSSFYFTVPRIIESLKKSA; encoded by the coding sequence ATGAGTATATCATTTAGTTCACTATCCGCGCAAGTATCTAGAAGGGATAGCCTTTTAAATCTTGTGAAACAAAAAAAACTTTCTCCAAACTTATCTCTAAAAGACACTCTTTTTATTCATAACTTAATTGAACTGGCCAGTGAATATAGATACCACCATTTAGATAGTTTATACACATTAAGTCAAGAAAGTCTTAAAATCAGTAAAAAAGGTGCATATATAAATGGCGAAATTGGGTCATATTTAAATATTGGTGGATACTATTCTAATAAAGGTAAAATTGATCAAGCAATATCATATTATAAAAAAGCTTACAACCTTGCCGCGGAGCATGAAAGGATGCATTTAAAAGTAAGTTCCTTAAACGATCTTGCAAAAGAATATGGCTACAAAGGAGACTATGCGCTTTCATTAAAAAAATATCTAGAAGCTATTGAAATATCAAAAGAGTTAAATTACAAAACTATGCTCTCTATTATAAATGATAATATAGCTCATTTATACTTGGACCAAAAAGATTATGAGCATGCAATGGTATTTTTAAAAAGGTCAAAAGACATTAATGAAGAGATTAATGATCCCATTTTTACTGCAGAGACAATAAGCAACATAGCCTCCACCTATGCTGAAATGAATGAATTAGAGTATGCCATGTTTCATATAAACAGTAGTATCGCCATATTCGAAAAAGAAAAAATACTTGATTGGCTAGCGTACTGTTATGAAATAAAAGGTAAAGTCTATTTAAAAAAAGGAAAAAATACTTGGGCACTATACTGGTATAAACAAAGTGAATTGCTACATCAAGAAATTGAAGATGATAGAGGCAAAATTGATTTACTTAACGGCATGACGGAAGCTTACTTAAATTTAAATAAAGATAGTATTGCAGAGATATATGCGTTAAATGCTTTTAACCTGTCAAAAAAAATAGGGCTAAGATCAGGACTAAAAGAGTGTTCTTATCAATTATTTAAAATTCAAAAAAACAAAAAGGATTATGAAAAGTCTTTGTGGTACCATGAAATATATCAGGTAACGTCGGAATCTTTAGCAAAAGCTGGAAATAAAAAAGCATTAAACTTGCTAAAAACAGAAATGGAATATGACCAACAAAAACAACAATTAATACTAGAAAACGAAAAAGCCTTAGCAAAACAAAAAGTATATATCTACATATTTTTAATCATTCTTATAATTTTTTCGATCATAGTCATAATCATTTATAGAAATGAAAAAGCGCAAAAGAAATTAAATTTAGAATTACGATCCAAGAAAACAGCTTTAGAGGAAAAGCAGACATATCTTAACGAACTAAATCAGACAAAAAATAAATTATTTTCCATAATTGGTCACGATTTAAGAGGTCCAATCGGCGCGTTTCAAGGTCTTTTAAAATTATTTAAAGAGGGCGAAATGACTAAGGAGGAATTCCTGAATTTTGTTCCTAAGCTAAAAGTAGATATTGATACCATATCTTTTACCTTAAATAATTTACTTTCTTGGGGTCAAACTCAAATGAATGGATCTACAACCAGACCATCAATAGTTCAAATTAATAGCATAGTAAATGAAAACATTGCACTTTTATCCGAAATTGCTGAATCGAAATCTATACATTTAATCAACAAAATAGAATCTAATTGTCAAGCCTGGTCAGACCCAAATCAAATAGATATAATAGTACGAAATTTACTAAGCAATGCTTTAAAATTTACTCCGAATCATGGAGAAATTATAATTGGCGCTATCCAAAAACTTAAAACCTGTGAAATATATATAAAGGATAATGGTCTAGGGATGAGCGAAGAAACGATTAGTAAAATTTTCCAAAAAGATTCTACCCACACTACTTATGGCACCAATGATGAAAAAGGTACGGGATTAGGGCTCTCCTTATGTAAAGAAATGGTAGAAAAAAATAATGGACAAATATGGGTACATAGCGCCTTAGGAAAAGGTTCTAGTTTCTATTTTACAGTACCTAGGATTATAGAATCCCTTAAAAAATCTGCCTAA
- a CDS encoding M28 family peptidase yields the protein MKKILILLVTLALACNSSQKTVKESTADATAEVSEVIYGESITESELKEHLYTYASDEFEGRETGEPGQKKAIAYLKAEYEKLNIPAAKADGNYFQEVPLEISKLPIGKLVVNNKDFGIGEHVLTFSAANISTDEIVYVGYGIEDDSYSNYTDIDVNGKIILLKSGEPKNTDGSYKISGTAEPSIWSNMSESLSKRIQIASDKGAKGVLYYDLENFDRFKRRFESMKSNDSGRMQVVDSSAPEFYSLFIDDILAKELFASIETDETSKDISTNLQLNFESSNNKIASENVAAIIKGTEKPNEYLVISSHLDHIGISPNGDINNGADDDGSGTVALLEIAEAFKLAADAGNGPKRSIVFLHVTGEEKGLLGSQYYTDMDPIVPLANTVANLNIDMIGRIDPNREGERNYIYLIGSDKLSIELHNLSEEVNKKYSNIELDYTYNDENDPNRFYYRSDHYNFAKNNIPIIFYFNGTHDDYHKHTDTPDKINYDLLENRSRLIFYTAWEIANRANRITVDKPTE from the coding sequence ATGAAAAAAATACTTATTCTATTGGTTACACTGGCCTTAGCTTGTAACTCATCACAAAAAACAGTTAAAGAATCCACAGCGGATGCTACTGCTGAAGTTTCTGAAGTCATTTATGGCGAGTCTATAACTGAAAGTGAATTAAAAGAACACCTATATACCTATGCATCAGACGAGTTTGAGGGTAGAGAAACCGGAGAGCCAGGACAAAAAAAAGCTATTGCCTATTTAAAAGCAGAATACGAAAAACTAAATATCCCGGCGGCTAAGGCAGACGGGAATTATTTTCAAGAAGTACCATTAGAAATCAGCAAGTTACCTATTGGAAAGCTAGTTGTAAATAATAAAGATTTTGGTATTGGAGAGCATGTTCTTACTTTTTCAGCGGCTAATATCTCTACAGATGAAATTGTTTATGTTGGCTATGGAATTGAAGATGATTCGTATTCTAATTATACTGACATAGATGTAAACGGCAAAATAATTCTTTTAAAATCTGGAGAGCCAAAAAATACCGATGGCAGTTATAAAATATCAGGAACCGCAGAACCTTCCATTTGGAGTAACATGTCCGAATCACTTTCTAAAAGAATACAAATTGCTTCTGACAAAGGGGCTAAAGGTGTATTATATTATGACTTAGAAAATTTTGATAGATTTAAACGAAGATTTGAATCCATGAAAAGTAATGATAGTGGCAGAATGCAGGTAGTGGATTCCAGCGCCCCAGAGTTTTATAGCTTGTTTATCGATGACATATTAGCAAAGGAGCTTTTTGCAAGTATAGAAACCGATGAAACATCAAAAGATATATCTACAAATCTGCAGTTAAACTTTGAAAGCTCTAATAATAAAATTGCCTCGGAAAATGTTGCTGCAATTATTAAGGGTACGGAAAAGCCTAATGAATATTTAGTAATATCATCGCATTTAGATCACATTGGTATTTCACCAAATGGTGACATTAATAACGGTGCCGATGATGATGGATCTGGCACTGTTGCACTACTTGAAATTGCTGAAGCATTTAAACTTGCGGCCGATGCAGGAAATGGACCAAAAAGATCCATAGTATTTTTACATGTAACTGGCGAGGAAAAAGGCCTTTTAGGTTCTCAATATTATACGGATATGGATCCTATAGTTCCTTTAGCAAATACCGTGGCAAATTTAAATATTGACATGATTGGTAGAATTGACCCAAATCGTGAAGGCGAACGTAATTACATATACCTAATAGGTTCAGATAAGTTAAGTATTGAACTTCATAACCTTTCCGAAGAGGTAAATAAGAAATATTCAAATATTGAATTAGATTACACCTATAATGATGAAAATGACCCAAACCGTTTTTATTACCGAAGTGATCATTACAATTTCGCAAAAAATAATATTCCAATAATATTCTATTTCAACGGAACTCATGATGACTATCATAAACATACTGATACTCCAGACAAAATTAATTATGACCTTTTAGAAAACAGATCTAGATTAATTTTCTATACCGCATGGGAAATAGCTAATAGAGCAAATAGAATTACAGTAGATAAACCAACAGAATAG
- a CDS encoding YybH family protein, whose protein sequence is MKTILIVLCSLLSVSCTTKSNYETDKKEILNILDQQQIDWNNNDLEGFMQGYWKSDSLHFYSGAQLKSGWQTTLDSYRKGYPDKSYSGKLKFKIAKISAINNDAYYVMGEYHLTRKVGDANGTFMIVFKRIDGEWKIITDSSC, encoded by the coding sequence ATGAAAACTATACTCATTGTTCTATGCTCTTTACTATCGGTATCTTGTACTACAAAAAGCAATTATGAAACTGATAAAAAGGAAATTTTAAATATCCTTGATCAACAGCAAATTGATTGGAACAATAATGATTTAGAAGGCTTCATGCAAGGATATTGGAAATCAGACTCCTTGCACTTTTACAGTGGAGCACAGTTAAAATCTGGTTGGCAAACCACATTGGACAGTTACCGAAAAGGATATCCAGATAAATCCTATTCTGGCAAATTAAAATTTAAGATCGCTAAAATATCCGCTATTAACAATGACGCTTATTATGTAATGGGGGAATATCATTTAACTAGGAAAGTTGGTGATGCGAACGGGACATTTATGATAGTATTTAAGAGAATTGATGGCGAATGGAAGATCATTACCGATTCTTCTTGTTAA
- a CDS encoding SGNH/GDSL hydrolase family protein gives MKRFNNLTFACMLTFLGLTASYAQDWADLNRFKEENSKIPSAIENEDRIVFMGNSITIGWLNNRPEFFEGKPYINRGISGQTTPQMLVRFRQDVINLNPKVVVLLAGTNDIAGNTGPSTIDMIMDNIKGMSEMAQANDIKIILSSTLPAYDYPWKPGLEPSGKIIELNKLIKEYAALNNHIYLDYFSAMVNDRNGLPKKYAEDEVHPTIEGYKVMEPLVEAAIKEALKN, from the coding sequence ATGAAAAGATTCAATAATTTAACTTTTGCATGTATGCTAACTTTTTTAGGATTAACAGCTTCTTATGCTCAAGATTGGGCAGACTTAAATCGTTTTAAAGAAGAAAATTCAAAAATCCCATCAGCAATTGAAAATGAAGACCGCATTGTTTTTATGGGCAATTCAATTACAATAGGTTGGTTAAATAATAGGCCCGAGTTTTTTGAGGGTAAGCCATATATTAATAGAGGTATTAGTGGACAGACTACACCACAAATGTTAGTTCGTTTTAGACAAGATGTAATCAATTTAAATCCAAAAGTAGTAGTTCTACTAGCTGGCACAAATGATATTGCCGGAAACACAGGACCTTCAACAATAGATATGATTATGGACAACATTAAAGGTATGTCAGAAATGGCGCAGGCAAATGATATAAAAATTATTTTATCATCGACTTTGCCAGCGTACGATTATCCTTGGAAACCTGGATTAGAACCATCTGGTAAAATTATTGAATTAAACAAATTAATTAAGGAATACGCAGCTTTAAACAATCACATATATTTAGATTATTTTTCAGCTATGGTTAATGACCGCAACGGGTTACCTAAAAAATATGCAGAAGATGAAGTTCACCCAACTATTGAAGGTTATAAAGTAATGGAGCCTTTGGTAGAGGCTGCCATAAAAGAAGCGTTAAAAAATTAA